DNA sequence from the Tachysurus fulvidraco isolate hzauxx_2018 chromosome 1, HZAU_PFXX_2.0, whole genome shotgun sequence genome:
CAAACTGGACATTCAACTGGTACACAGTTGTTCCCTACAGAGACGGATTAactggaataaataataatcgtGGCTATATGGTGTATGTGGAGCTcctctcagacagcagcagaggatctggaggcaaatacactctcagtcctgctgctcttaaacacacaggagtttatatgtgcagaggagagagagaagaaccagcccttcacacacagtacagcaatcTACAGCCACTATGGATCACTGGTGAGGAAAATTAACTGTTCGGTTGAAGTGTAGACTTTAAAAGTGTGAATGTAACATCAGATTAATGGagcatttatttaatcatgtgTATAATTAGGTTATAAATTATGTGTATGATACTCATAAACAGGACTCAGTATacgttttgttttatatatatatatataaatatatatatatatatatatatatatatatatatatatatatatatatatatatgtcactctgttataagtatataagtcatatgtctgctaaatgtttgAGGAATTCTGTAAAGGAGGATTTTATTAAAGTCAGAGCAGGTAAACattctgtatgtgacaaaagaaagtatacatttatatttatatatttatgatgtaaaataaatcagaatccTGCACATTGGCTTATTTGACTGCTCTAATTGTCTAATCATTTACAGTAGAATCCTGTAAACGAATAAAACAGCATTTTGCTGGAAAATAAATGGTGCAATTTAcatcacatttcagtcatttctttgtgttcttcctcattattttgtttattggcactttttaaatgttttctgtttaaggtgaatctcctccagtctctctgatcatcaatcccaacagaactcaacactttactaatgactttctgtcactgagctgtgaggaccagagtaggtctactggatggacagtgagacgatacacacacagtgagagagtgttacattGTTCATACTGGGGATCAGTTAcaggatctacatgtaacatcagcttcctctccacatcctacactggagtttactggtgtgtgtctgaatctggagaaaacagtaatcccgtcaacatcacagtgcatggtGTGTCTTCATGtactgtgtttaatgttaaaggaaaagggaaatgaAAACATGTATGTTAGTTGTAGACACCAGTTTGACTAGTACAAGTAAATGAGTACAAATTCAAATCAGTATTCAATATTCATATATATCTGTACTAATGTATCTATAATTCAGTTGAATGTTTTCTCATGAGCTAGTGTAGGCAGATTTGTGCAAACTTGAATTAAACACCTTCAGACTTCATGGTTTTAGAGGGTTTGAAGTTGTATACAGATAAATTagagaacttttatttattatctacagaCACATCATAGTGTGTGGATTTCCTTGttagtgattttctgtgttctagatggtgatgtgatcctggagagtcctgtccatcctgtgactgagggTCATCCTCTGACTCTACGCTGTTTATATCACATCCCAAATCCCTCAAACCTCCGAGctgatttctataaagatggatcagttctccagaaccagactacaggagagatgatcatccaaactgtctcaaagtcagatgaaggtttctaccactgtgaacacccagagagaggagagtcactgaaaagctgggtctcagtcagacgtgagaaattatttaaatattcatttatataccaCTTAATGTGTTAAATTCAGTAGCTTTCCACAATGAACTCTATAGTGTCTATGTACAATACAATATGCTATGAAACACGTGCACACagtataaattaatttatttgtactgcAGATTGAGCTAAAACATCTAAACAGTTCAGcatgaaataaacatgattataattattcttttattctgcTTCATGTCCATCATGTGTAGAAGCTCCATTCTCCGTGCTCATGCTGATCTGTAGTGTGGTGACGGCCTCTCCATATCTGCTGGTGACCATCATTCTGCTGCTCATGTTATAGAGCTCGAGGTAAGAACTTTTTCAGTATGTCCCTATATTTCACATAACGAGCATCATGACTTTAATAAGTGCAAGAATAATCTTTTGACTCACTtcttattttaaagattaaataatattttttttaaatgaaaattaataaaataaccacTTGTTctaaaatttgaaataaaaatatgtttttaggaTGAAATCAAATGCAGTTTGGTTTCCAAAcatctggaaaaaataaaatgaaagaattcttttttttcatttctttaacagATCACACTGCATTCTCAATTCTGTCTTCATCAGTCATAGAGGCTTGAGCAAAATTCATCTATAAAAAGAAGATACatttactataatatatattattccagaatttcttttactttatggttttgtgtggattttaaaacaatactgatttgtcatttaaatgtcCTGCTGTTATTTGCTCAGCATATTATAGACACCCTCATTGTTGTGAATGGCTTTGTTTAGTTAATGTCTGCAAACCTCCTGATGAGGTGtaaattactgtgtgtgtacagtagtgtccAAAAAGCCCCACAGCCAGCTTTTTTatgcaatataaaaatgttatctGAAATATGGTGCtaatattgtgttttgtgtcttctCAGTATTAGTTCTACCACTGCTGCATTTgtactgctgtttttattctatttgtttGTGAGATTTCCTCtatatgaaatgttttgatcaataaaataaatcattatcaATTCAACACTGCGATATTGCTGTCTTTTCATTGTCACTCTTGTCCCCTGCTAGAACATTAGAATTTATCGCATGGGATTAATAAGATGTTTCTTTAAAGCATATAACTTGATCCTAAAACTATTATTCGGTGTAGAGGATAGAGGATCTCTTTGCAGTATAGAGGATCTCTTTGCAGTAAAGTTCAGTAGTAAATGGAGAATTAAACCAAAACCAGGGAATTGAGGATGTTACTCTCCGATGGAGTTTCTGCCACTCTCTTACACCAGGCCCTACTTGAGtgcttccatctctctctctctctctctctccctcccctccctgCACCAGGAAAATGGACCAATTCCACCAAAAGAATTGCCCCCTCAAACATGTTCTTGCCTCTACCTTTTCGCCTAAATTTTATAGAGAATGACATAGAACCACATCCATCCCTACCATCTACGCAAGCATAATAATTAGGTTGTTGGGATGAGCTAAAGTCCAGGCACAATATGGGAAAAATCGAAGACTCTCACAGTTACTTGTCAAGCCCACATAAAGGATGCAAAGatcagtcatcatcatcatcatgactgAGGTGGTCCACAGCCTGGGGTTGCAGATGGCTGTTAAGGATTTCCTCTCTCAGCGAGGGGTGGGAAGTCAGTGCCAGGCCAGAGAGTTCACGGCCTAAGAACTTTTTAGCTGTCTACAAGAAAGGCCAAAGCCTTCTCTAGTTTCTGAGGAGGCTGAGGTCCTTCAATATCTGCTAGACGatactgaaaatgttttatgaGTCTGTGGGAGCCAGTACAATCTCTTTTGCTGAGGACTGAAGGTAGCTGATGCCAACAGGGAATGGAGCTGAACTCTCTAACTTTAGTGTCATAAAGAAGGATGTTATCTAAGCTACTGACCATCTCAAAGAACATCCAATTGATCCATGATGTCCTGGATAGATACAGGAGTATGCTCAGTCGCAGACTCATCCAACCAAGGTGCTCCGCAGAGCAACACAGGAAATCCTTCCTACCTGTGTCCATTGGACTGTATATCTCCTCCGTGCAACCACACATCTCACTGTGtattaatacacatttactgctatatttatttaaatcctagCTACTGACCATCTCAGACAACATCTTCCACCCACTCCACGATGTCCTGAAAGGATACGCCTCTGTGCAACAACATCTCATTGTGTAACAATACACATTTActgctatatttatttaaatccttgctctatttatgatttttttgtatatcgtcgctgtcgggtggaaacctcctatgtccaaattttgtcaatttcatattttttcacgtattgatgctattggtcagtccccatgTGGGTCGATTATTTTTACAAgctattaaccaatctaaagtatGAATACGATACtatcctgaaaaataatggttttgggggctttgtggttagcatgttcgcctcacaccgccagggtcagggtttgattcccccctccgccttgtgtgtgtggagtttgcatgttctccccgtgcctcgggggttttctccgggtactccggtttcctcccctggttcaaagacatgcatctctggaaatttgtctgtagtgtgtgagtgaatgagtgtgtgtgtgtgaatgagagtgtatgtgtgccctgcgatgggttggcactccgtccagggtgtatccttccttgatgcccgatgacgcctgagataggcacaggctccccgtgacccgagaagttcggataagcggtagaaaatgagtgagagagagagtaatcgTTTTGGAGATACAAGGATTCTGCCCGACAGCAACGATatgttatattgtgtatataagtCTCTATGTTTGTATACTTATTTTGGTGACTTGGAGCTGTGGTAACAAATCTATTATAgtattttgattctgattctgaaagacATTATACTTAGTGAAATTTAAGAAGATGATGCACCATACTCACTGTTAAATGTATCAAATCGTTTCAGACTCTTGGTTCTCCTAAGTTTCAAAATATCATGATGTGGTTTTGTATCTTCTTCTCCAGCACCTGGGGAACAATTATAGATCCAGGAGAAATGAGTGGTAatgatttgaatttgaatgattTGAATGATttgaaaattaaatacattgatATACCAAACTCACAGGTAAATGCAGTAAATCGTTCCAGGCTCTTagttcttctcctttttctcatTATGTCATAATGTCTTGTGTCCTCTTCTCCAGCATCTGAggtaaaaatatattgtttgttaGACATATTCgtaatgaaagaaagaagctgAGTAAGTATTGTAACAGAGGATTTACAATGCCAGAGGTTGTCTTTAATTAAACTAAGCCTATTTTAtcccttcatttaaaaataatacccTGACTTCTCTCAGATTTTCTTCTCCCCCTGACTTCTACTCTTTTCATATCCAATGTTGTCATCACTTGTCTGCATTTACAACACATAAACACCAGGCCCTCTTTGAGCTCCACATGGAGCTTTAGGAGTGCTTcgatctctgtctgtctatctctatcCTCTTCCTCCCCTCACCGTCCTTCTCTTATCCCTGCACCACAAAAACGGACCATTTCCGCCTGAATAATTATATAGAGCACTACATAGAAACAACCACAGGGATCAAGGTATGCATCCATCCCTACCATCTACACAAGCATAAAAATTAGTTTGTTGGGATAAGCTAAAGTCCAGGCACAATATGGGAATAATCGAAGAGTCTCACAGTAACTGGTCTAGCCTGATGAAGGATGTGAAGATCAGTCATAACCTGGCACTACAGTCGTTTAAGTTAGAGGTGGTCCACAGCCTGGGGGTGCAGATGGCTGTTGCGGATTTCCTCTCTCAGCAAGTGGTGGGAAGTCAGTGCCAGGCCATACAGTTCCCCGGCCAGAGTCGGATGGTATGGTATGTGGAAACAGTTTTGTTGCAGTTAGCAGGAGAGTTGATAAAGTATAGAGAGTCAAGATAGAGTCAGAGAGACTGCCCCACTTGGGACTTTAGAATGCCATTACCCACCCACTAAACCAGGCCTACACTCACCAGGACAGGGTGGCAGggccaaatcaaatcaaattttatttgtcacatacacatacatactgggtacgacatgcagtgaaatgcttggCTTGTTATTCAAacataaaaggaatgcaataaaaaattatgggataaaa
Encoded proteins:
- the LOC113642190 gene encoding high affinity immunoglobulin gamma Fc receptor I-like isoform X2, with translation MCFKFTVRISLIPVVQAQRSPKAVVSIKPDTHVFTGEIVTLRCDIQGGGNTQWTCSWNKDNNKLYSNGNERNFIDNTKQVFRIKNVEDSDSGTYTCRGHGGYNQSSEISDVTLTVSVKPKPTVRVNPQSSVYTGDTVTLSCDIQDESVSSWQYSWYKDTSHSPVSSEQVYSISGVEVTHTGTYTCRGTERRGSRSSHSSDVITLTVSERPQAVLSVSPHSWLTEGDSLTLSCEVTDFSTNWTFNWYTVVPYRDGLTGINNNRGYMVYVELLSDSSRGSGGKYTLSPAALKHTGVYMCRGEREEPALHTQYSNLQPLWITGESPPVSLIINPNRTQHFTNDFLSLSCEDQSRSTGWTVRRYTHSERVLHCSYWGSVTGSTCNISFLSTSYTGVYWCVSESGENSNPVNITVHDGDVILESPVHPVTEGHPLTLRCLYHIPNPSNLRADFYKDGSVLQNQTTGEMIIQTVSKSDEGFYHCEHPERGESLKSWVSVRQAPFSVLMLICSVVTASPYLLVTIILLLML
- the LOC113642190 gene encoding leukocyte immunoglobulin-like receptor subfamily B member 2 isoform X4, whose protein sequence is MELSPLPVMLLRISLIPVVQAQIKPKPTVRVNPQSSVYTGDTVTLSCDIQDESVSSWQYSWYKDTSHSPVSSEQVYSISGVEVTHTGTYTCRGTERRGSRSSHSSDVITLTVSERPQAVLSVSPHSWLTEGDSLTLSCEVTDFSTNWTFNWYTVVPYRDGLTGINNNRGYMVYVELLSDSSRGSGGKYTLSPAALKHTGVYMCRGEREEPALHTQYSNLQPLWITGESPPVSLIINPNRTQHFTNDFLSLSCEDQSRSTGWTVRRYTHSERVLHCSYWGSVTGSTCNISFLSTSYTGVYWCVSESGENSNPVNITVHDGDVILESPVHPVTEGHPLTLRCLYHIPNPSNLRADFYKDGSVLQNQTTGEMIIQTVSKSDEGFYHCEHPERGESLKSWVSVRQAPFSVLMLICSVVTASPYLLVTIILLLML
- the LOC113642190 gene encoding titin-like isoform X1 translates to MELSPLPVMLLRISLIPVVQAQRSPKAVVSIKPDTHVFTGEIVTLRCDIQGGGNTQWTCSWNKDNNKLYSNGNERNFIDNTKQVFRIKNVEDSDSGTYTCRGHGGYNQSSEISDVTLTVSVKPKPTVRVNPQSSVYTGDTVTLSCDIQDESVSSWQYSWYKDTSHSPVSSEQVYSISGVEVTHTGTYTCRGTERRGSRSSHSSDVITLTVSERPQAVLSVSPHSWLTEGDSLTLSCEVTDFSTNWTFNWYTVVPYRDGLTGINNNRGYMVYVELLSDSSRGSGGKYTLSPAALKHTGVYMCRGEREEPALHTQYSNLQPLWITGESPPVSLIINPNRTQHFTNDFLSLSCEDQSRSTGWTVRRYTHSERVLHCSYWGSVTGSTCNISFLSTSYTGVYWCVSESGENSNPVNITVHDGDVILESPVHPVTEGHPLTLRCLYHIPNPSNLRADFYKDGSVLQNQTTGEMIIQTVSKSDEGFYHCEHPERGESLKSWVSVRQAPFSVLMLICSVVTASPYLLVTIILLLML